In Parasteatoda tepidariorum isolate YZ-2023 chromosome 2, CAS_Ptep_4.0, whole genome shotgun sequence, one DNA window encodes the following:
- the LOC107443200 gene encoding uncharacterized protein, translated as MAHIYCSTHLEWRKRKHVPLKRSTTLRNTLQRGVVTLFSSHGSEPLKFWSITPGNGSIQRVRSPDIEGLVLDITSESFCQTYIAAPEDTRLKLGCTLSVLSIIMEYLNLPFCFEFQLKDSKNMKRRYRVSTSRSKNMLLNSLLCHLPLQLDVSWNKIVVDLRLLTKLTYGSDYRELLGLQIYANCRLRNVYVSDRKYSEDELPKEYVMKEPRLRHQREFKTRLTMDHLYPSY; from the coding sequence ATGGCACACATTTATTGTTCAACGCACTTAGAATGGAGAAAGAGAAAACATGTTCCACTGAAGAGATCAACAACACTTCGAAACACTCTGCAGAGGGGAGTGGTGACGTTATTTTCAAGCCATGGCAGTGAACCACTGAAATTCTGGTCTATCACACCAGGGAATGGGTCCATCCAGCGGGTTCGCTCCCCAGACATAGAAGGTTTGGTTTTAGATATTACCTCGGAATCGTTTTGCCAAACATACATCGCTGCCCCGGAAGACACTCGGCTGAAGTTAGGCTGCACCTTGTCTGTGCTCAGTATTATAATGGAGTACTTGAATCtgccattttgttttgaatttcagCTGAAAGACAGCAAAAATATGAAACGCCGATATCGAGTCAGCACGTCTAGGAGTAAGAACATGTTGCTGAATTCGCTACTTTGCCACCTGCCATTGCAGCTCGATGTGAGTTGGAACAAAATTGTAGTGGATTTGCGGCTGTTAACTAAACTGACTTATGGCAGCGATTACAGGGAGCTTCTTGGCTTGCAGATTTATGCTAACTGTAGACTTCGAAATGTTTACGTTTCGGACAGGAAATACTCGGAAGACGAACTCCCAAAAGAGTATGTCATGAAGGAACCTCGTCTTCGGCATCAAAGGGAATTCAAAACGCGCTTGACCATGGATCACTTATATCCATCCTATTAA
- the LOC107443319 gene encoding uncharacterized protein isoform X3, translating to MFKTESMVSYTIGNNDAPAGGQPGPSTFSGPSMSAGTLPTNAPPLFLPPFPYMPFSPAGGQPRPSTFSGPSMSAGTQPTNAPPLFMPPFPYMPFWPGFLPNALPGVIPFIMPPVPPQQQQPAPQVAHLANAPQSQQASDGVCKEKRSESWTLRTSKTESTERADLINNFSESPSLQRIAVVSIAIGLWTLPDIRNEMAYYFLHADIENAVKLKRRILDKLSNSSLPSSLKTEISYVIRPIMLQLWKALRSYGRLTGYQENLREYYIKHGTIYWTVEGTVDIVKSFTEIFDNGNLDSGQIACSHCLGEYATNLWEKIPEELRNQFRIALAMYDYDLIIYWTCVLENNLGSFLTRLIDHDEIYDDKLSIDVNMIACSIQIGNIVALKYFWKKLSEQEKNDHLSKWLLQATQQCMEFENDSFYQYSSEFFDVLYFLLSHVNRITQMTEFFRNHSHVLVFLFESWPYQRIFLSTIFELLDDLQEDIYSSIMRNISSKMSKRGNEMIFKEIWSASPLRLRRSFLKNKSLCYEVLLHLLQLENLNMAVRILNDVSEEEIKLYICFMFFRPEFTRAIYSNNLNSLHMLLSKSTLPPECYPYKRNVLEQKELDRLMKSWFIGYGDWHIFAEWIYEGNIQAAASFFRWAYQSVSIETLIHFLTLKLNIET from the exons atgtttaaaactgaaaGTATGGTAAGTTATACTATTGGAAATAATGATG CTCCTGCTGGGGGTCAGCCTGGGCCATCAACCTTTTCTGGACCTTCCATGTCTGCTGGTACTCTACCTACAAATGCCCCTCCCTTATTTTTGCCACCTTTTCCCTACATGCCTTTTT CTCCTGCTGGGGGACAGCCTAGGCCATCAACCTTTTCTGGACCTTCTATGTCTGCTGGTACTCAACCTACAAATGCCCCTCCCTTATTTATGCCACCTTTTCCCTACATGCCTTTTT ggccTGGTTTCTTACCTAATGCTCTTCCTGGAGTTATTCCTTTTATCATGCCACCTGTTCCTCCACAACAACAGCAGCCAGCTCCACAAGTTGCTCATCTAGCGAATGCTCCTCAATCTCAACAAGCCTCCg ATGGAGTCTGTAAAGAAAAGAGATCTGAAAGCTGGACTCTCAGAACTTCAAAAACAGAATCGACTGAAAGAGCtgatttaataaacaatttttctgaaTCTCCTTCCCTGCAGCGCATTGCAGTAGTGTCGATTGCAATTGGGCTATGGACGTTGCCTgatataagaaatgaaatggCGTATTATTTCTTACATGCAGATATCGAAAATGCAGTTAAGTTAAAGAGAAGAATATTAGACAAACTGTCAAATAGCTCTTTGCCCTCATCGCTGAAGACCGAAATCTCATACGTCATTCGACCCATTATGTTGCAGTTGTGGAAAGCGCTTCGTAGTTATGGTAGACTGACAGGATATCAAGAAAATCTCAGGGAGTATTACATAAAACATGGTACAATTTATTGGACAGTTGAGGGGACAGTTGACATAGTGAAATCCTTTACGGAAATATTCGATAATGGAAACTTAGATAGTGGCCAGATAGCCTGCTCTCACTGTTTAGGGGAATATGCTACAAATTTGTGGGAGAAAATTCCAGAAGAATTGAGAAACCAATTTAGAATCGCTTTAGCTATGTACGATTATGATTTGATAATATATTGGACATGTGTCCTCGAGAATAATTTAGGGAGTTTTCTAACTAGACTCATAGATCATGACGAAATATACGATGATAAGCTTAGTATTGATGTAAATATGATTGCTTGTTCGATTCAAATTGGTAACATAGTCGctctaaagtatttttggaagaaattgtCGGAGCAGGAGAAAAACGATCATTTGAGTAAGTGGCTTTTGCAAGCTACTCAACAATGTATGGAATTtgaaaatgattcattttatcAGTATTCGTcagaattttttgatgttttatattttttattatctcatgTCAATCGTATAACTCAAATGACCGAATTTTTTCGGAATCATTCTCACGTATTAGTGTTTTTGTTCGAAAGTTGGCCATACCAAAGAATATTCTTGTCCACTATTTTTGAACTATTGGATGATCTTCAAGAAGACATTTATTCAAGTATAATGCGTAATATAAGTTCTAAGATGAGTAAAAGgggaaatgaaatgatttttaaagaaatatggaGTGCCAGTCCATTAAGACTAAGACgatcatttctgaaaaataaatctctttGCTACGAAGTGTTGTTGCACTTGCTGCAATTAGAAAATCTAAACATGGCTGTTAGGATATTAAATGATGTTTCCGAAGAAGAGATTAAACTATATATCTGCTTTATGTTTTTTCGGCCTGAATTTACGCGTGCTATTTATTCAAACAATCTGAATTCACTCCACATGTTATTATCAAAATCTACCTTGCCACCAGAATGTTATCCCTATAAGAGGAATGTTTTAGAGCAAAAAGAGCTTGATAGACTGATGAAATCGTGGTTTATTGGATATGGAGATTGGCATATTTTTGCTGAGTGGATATACGAGGGTAACATCCAAGCAGCTGCATCTTTCTTTAGATGGGCTTATCAATCTGTGTCAATTGAAACATTAATACATTTCTTAACTTTGAAACTTAACattgaaacttaa
- the LOC107443319 gene encoding uncharacterized protein isoform X1, giving the protein MFKTESMVSYTIGNNDAPAGGQPGPSTFSGPSTFAGTQPTTAPPIYMTPFPYMPFSPAGGQPGPSTFSGPSMSAGTLPTNAPPLFLPPFPYMPFSPAGGQPRPSTFSGPSMSAGTQPTNAPPLFMPPFPYMPFWPGFLPNALPGVIPFIMPPVPPQQQQPAPQVAHLANAPQSQQASDGVCKEKRSESWTLRTSKTESTERADLINNFSESPSLQRIAVVSIAIGLWTLPDIRNEMAYYFLHADIENAVKLKRRILDKLSNSSLPSSLKTEISYVIRPIMLQLWKALRSYGRLTGYQENLREYYIKHGTIYWTVEGTVDIVKSFTEIFDNGNLDSGQIACSHCLGEYATNLWEKIPEELRNQFRIALAMYDYDLIIYWTCVLENNLGSFLTRLIDHDEIYDDKLSIDVNMIACSIQIGNIVALKYFWKKLSEQEKNDHLSKWLLQATQQCMEFENDSFYQYSSEFFDVLYFLLSHVNRITQMTEFFRNHSHVLVFLFESWPYQRIFLSTIFELLDDLQEDIYSSIMRNISSKMSKRGNEMIFKEIWSASPLRLRRSFLKNKSLCYEVLLHLLQLENLNMAVRILNDVSEEEIKLYICFMFFRPEFTRAIYSNNLNSLHMLLSKSTLPPECYPYKRNVLEQKELDRLMKSWFIGYGDWHIFAEWIYEGNIQAAASFFRWAYQSVSIETLIHFLTLKLNIET; this is encoded by the exons atgtttaaaactgaaaGTATGGTAAGTTATACTATTGGAAATAATGATG CTCCTGCTGGGGGTCAGCCTGGGCCATCAACCTTTTCTGGACCTTCTACGTTTGCTGGTACTCAACCTACAACTGCCCCTCCCATATATATGACACCTTTTCCCTACATGCCTTTTT CTCCTGCTGGGGGTCAGCCTGGGCCATCAACCTTTTCTGGACCTTCCATGTCTGCTGGTACTCTACCTACAAATGCCCCTCCCTTATTTTTGCCACCTTTTCCCTACATGCCTTTTT CTCCTGCTGGGGGACAGCCTAGGCCATCAACCTTTTCTGGACCTTCTATGTCTGCTGGTACTCAACCTACAAATGCCCCTCCCTTATTTATGCCACCTTTTCCCTACATGCCTTTTT ggccTGGTTTCTTACCTAATGCTCTTCCTGGAGTTATTCCTTTTATCATGCCACCTGTTCCTCCACAACAACAGCAGCCAGCTCCACAAGTTGCTCATCTAGCGAATGCTCCTCAATCTCAACAAGCCTCCg ATGGAGTCTGTAAAGAAAAGAGATCTGAAAGCTGGACTCTCAGAACTTCAAAAACAGAATCGACTGAAAGAGCtgatttaataaacaatttttctgaaTCTCCTTCCCTGCAGCGCATTGCAGTAGTGTCGATTGCAATTGGGCTATGGACGTTGCCTgatataagaaatgaaatggCGTATTATTTCTTACATGCAGATATCGAAAATGCAGTTAAGTTAAAGAGAAGAATATTAGACAAACTGTCAAATAGCTCTTTGCCCTCATCGCTGAAGACCGAAATCTCATACGTCATTCGACCCATTATGTTGCAGTTGTGGAAAGCGCTTCGTAGTTATGGTAGACTGACAGGATATCAAGAAAATCTCAGGGAGTATTACATAAAACATGGTACAATTTATTGGACAGTTGAGGGGACAGTTGACATAGTGAAATCCTTTACGGAAATATTCGATAATGGAAACTTAGATAGTGGCCAGATAGCCTGCTCTCACTGTTTAGGGGAATATGCTACAAATTTGTGGGAGAAAATTCCAGAAGAATTGAGAAACCAATTTAGAATCGCTTTAGCTATGTACGATTATGATTTGATAATATATTGGACATGTGTCCTCGAGAATAATTTAGGGAGTTTTCTAACTAGACTCATAGATCATGACGAAATATACGATGATAAGCTTAGTATTGATGTAAATATGATTGCTTGTTCGATTCAAATTGGTAACATAGTCGctctaaagtatttttggaagaaattgtCGGAGCAGGAGAAAAACGATCATTTGAGTAAGTGGCTTTTGCAAGCTACTCAACAATGTATGGAATTtgaaaatgattcattttatcAGTATTCGTcagaattttttgatgttttatattttttattatctcatgTCAATCGTATAACTCAAATGACCGAATTTTTTCGGAATCATTCTCACGTATTAGTGTTTTTGTTCGAAAGTTGGCCATACCAAAGAATATTCTTGTCCACTATTTTTGAACTATTGGATGATCTTCAAGAAGACATTTATTCAAGTATAATGCGTAATATAAGTTCTAAGATGAGTAAAAGgggaaatgaaatgatttttaaagaaatatggaGTGCCAGTCCATTAAGACTAAGACgatcatttctgaaaaataaatctctttGCTACGAAGTGTTGTTGCACTTGCTGCAATTAGAAAATCTAAACATGGCTGTTAGGATATTAAATGATGTTTCCGAAGAAGAGATTAAACTATATATCTGCTTTATGTTTTTTCGGCCTGAATTTACGCGTGCTATTTATTCAAACAATCTGAATTCACTCCACATGTTATTATCAAAATCTACCTTGCCACCAGAATGTTATCCCTATAAGAGGAATGTTTTAGAGCAAAAAGAGCTTGATAGACTGATGAAATCGTGGTTTATTGGATATGGAGATTGGCATATTTTTGCTGAGTGGATATACGAGGGTAACATCCAAGCAGCTGCATCTTTCTTTAGATGGGCTTATCAATCTGTGTCAATTGAAACATTAATACATTTCTTAACTTTGAAACTTAACattgaaacttaa
- the LOC107443319 gene encoding uncharacterized protein isoform X2: MFKTESMVSYTIGNNDAPAGGQPGPSTFSGPSTFAGTQPTTAPPIYMTPFPYMPFSPAGGQPRPSTFSGPSMSAGTQPTNAPPLFMPPFPYMPFWPGFLPNALPGVIPFIMPPVPPQQQQPAPQVAHLANAPQSQQASDGVCKEKRSESWTLRTSKTESTERADLINNFSESPSLQRIAVVSIAIGLWTLPDIRNEMAYYFLHADIENAVKLKRRILDKLSNSSLPSSLKTEISYVIRPIMLQLWKALRSYGRLTGYQENLREYYIKHGTIYWTVEGTVDIVKSFTEIFDNGNLDSGQIACSHCLGEYATNLWEKIPEELRNQFRIALAMYDYDLIIYWTCVLENNLGSFLTRLIDHDEIYDDKLSIDVNMIACSIQIGNIVALKYFWKKLSEQEKNDHLSKWLLQATQQCMEFENDSFYQYSSEFFDVLYFLLSHVNRITQMTEFFRNHSHVLVFLFESWPYQRIFLSTIFELLDDLQEDIYSSIMRNISSKMSKRGNEMIFKEIWSASPLRLRRSFLKNKSLCYEVLLHLLQLENLNMAVRILNDVSEEEIKLYICFMFFRPEFTRAIYSNNLNSLHMLLSKSTLPPECYPYKRNVLEQKELDRLMKSWFIGYGDWHIFAEWIYEGNIQAAASFFRWAYQSVSIETLIHFLTLKLNIET; encoded by the exons atgtttaaaactgaaaGTATGGTAAGTTATACTATTGGAAATAATGATG CTCCTGCTGGGGGTCAGCCTGGGCCATCAACCTTTTCTGGACCTTCTACGTTTGCTGGTACTCAACCTACAACTGCCCCTCCCATATATATGACACCTTTTCCCTACATGCCTTTTT CTCCTGCTGGGGGACAGCCTAGGCCATCAACCTTTTCTGGACCTTCTATGTCTGCTGGTACTCAACCTACAAATGCCCCTCCCTTATTTATGCCACCTTTTCCCTACATGCCTTTTT ggccTGGTTTCTTACCTAATGCTCTTCCTGGAGTTATTCCTTTTATCATGCCACCTGTTCCTCCACAACAACAGCAGCCAGCTCCACAAGTTGCTCATCTAGCGAATGCTCCTCAATCTCAACAAGCCTCCg ATGGAGTCTGTAAAGAAAAGAGATCTGAAAGCTGGACTCTCAGAACTTCAAAAACAGAATCGACTGAAAGAGCtgatttaataaacaatttttctgaaTCTCCTTCCCTGCAGCGCATTGCAGTAGTGTCGATTGCAATTGGGCTATGGACGTTGCCTgatataagaaatgaaatggCGTATTATTTCTTACATGCAGATATCGAAAATGCAGTTAAGTTAAAGAGAAGAATATTAGACAAACTGTCAAATAGCTCTTTGCCCTCATCGCTGAAGACCGAAATCTCATACGTCATTCGACCCATTATGTTGCAGTTGTGGAAAGCGCTTCGTAGTTATGGTAGACTGACAGGATATCAAGAAAATCTCAGGGAGTATTACATAAAACATGGTACAATTTATTGGACAGTTGAGGGGACAGTTGACATAGTGAAATCCTTTACGGAAATATTCGATAATGGAAACTTAGATAGTGGCCAGATAGCCTGCTCTCACTGTTTAGGGGAATATGCTACAAATTTGTGGGAGAAAATTCCAGAAGAATTGAGAAACCAATTTAGAATCGCTTTAGCTATGTACGATTATGATTTGATAATATATTGGACATGTGTCCTCGAGAATAATTTAGGGAGTTTTCTAACTAGACTCATAGATCATGACGAAATATACGATGATAAGCTTAGTATTGATGTAAATATGATTGCTTGTTCGATTCAAATTGGTAACATAGTCGctctaaagtatttttggaagaaattgtCGGAGCAGGAGAAAAACGATCATTTGAGTAAGTGGCTTTTGCAAGCTACTCAACAATGTATGGAATTtgaaaatgattcattttatcAGTATTCGTcagaattttttgatgttttatattttttattatctcatgTCAATCGTATAACTCAAATGACCGAATTTTTTCGGAATCATTCTCACGTATTAGTGTTTTTGTTCGAAAGTTGGCCATACCAAAGAATATTCTTGTCCACTATTTTTGAACTATTGGATGATCTTCAAGAAGACATTTATTCAAGTATAATGCGTAATATAAGTTCTAAGATGAGTAAAAGgggaaatgaaatgatttttaaagaaatatggaGTGCCAGTCCATTAAGACTAAGACgatcatttctgaaaaataaatctctttGCTACGAAGTGTTGTTGCACTTGCTGCAATTAGAAAATCTAAACATGGCTGTTAGGATATTAAATGATGTTTCCGAAGAAGAGATTAAACTATATATCTGCTTTATGTTTTTTCGGCCTGAATTTACGCGTGCTATTTATTCAAACAATCTGAATTCACTCCACATGTTATTATCAAAATCTACCTTGCCACCAGAATGTTATCCCTATAAGAGGAATGTTTTAGAGCAAAAAGAGCTTGATAGACTGATGAAATCGTGGTTTATTGGATATGGAGATTGGCATATTTTTGCTGAGTGGATATACGAGGGTAACATCCAAGCAGCTGCATCTTTCTTTAGATGGGCTTATCAATCTGTGTCAATTGAAACATTAATACATTTCTTAACTTTGAAACTTAACattgaaacttaa
- the LOC107443319 gene encoding uncharacterized protein isoform X4, with amino-acid sequence MFKTESMVSYTIGNNDAPAGGQPGPSTFSGPSTFAGTQPTTAPPIYMTPFPYMPFWPGFLPNALPGVIPFIMPPVPPQQQQPAPQVAHLANAPQSQQASDGVCKEKRSESWTLRTSKTESTERADLINNFSESPSLQRIAVVSIAIGLWTLPDIRNEMAYYFLHADIENAVKLKRRILDKLSNSSLPSSLKTEISYVIRPIMLQLWKALRSYGRLTGYQENLREYYIKHGTIYWTVEGTVDIVKSFTEIFDNGNLDSGQIACSHCLGEYATNLWEKIPEELRNQFRIALAMYDYDLIIYWTCVLENNLGSFLTRLIDHDEIYDDKLSIDVNMIACSIQIGNIVALKYFWKKLSEQEKNDHLSKWLLQATQQCMEFENDSFYQYSSEFFDVLYFLLSHVNRITQMTEFFRNHSHVLVFLFESWPYQRIFLSTIFELLDDLQEDIYSSIMRNISSKMSKRGNEMIFKEIWSASPLRLRRSFLKNKSLCYEVLLHLLQLENLNMAVRILNDVSEEEIKLYICFMFFRPEFTRAIYSNNLNSLHMLLSKSTLPPECYPYKRNVLEQKELDRLMKSWFIGYGDWHIFAEWIYEGNIQAAASFFRWAYQSVSIETLIHFLTLKLNIET; translated from the exons atgtttaaaactgaaaGTATGGTAAGTTATACTATTGGAAATAATGATG CTCCTGCTGGGGGTCAGCCTGGGCCATCAACCTTTTCTGGACCTTCTACGTTTGCTGGTACTCAACCTACAACTGCCCCTCCCATATATATGACACCTTTTCCCTACATGCCTTTTT ggccTGGTTTCTTACCTAATGCTCTTCCTGGAGTTATTCCTTTTATCATGCCACCTGTTCCTCCACAACAACAGCAGCCAGCTCCACAAGTTGCTCATCTAGCGAATGCTCCTCAATCTCAACAAGCCTCCg ATGGAGTCTGTAAAGAAAAGAGATCTGAAAGCTGGACTCTCAGAACTTCAAAAACAGAATCGACTGAAAGAGCtgatttaataaacaatttttctgaaTCTCCTTCCCTGCAGCGCATTGCAGTAGTGTCGATTGCAATTGGGCTATGGACGTTGCCTgatataagaaatgaaatggCGTATTATTTCTTACATGCAGATATCGAAAATGCAGTTAAGTTAAAGAGAAGAATATTAGACAAACTGTCAAATAGCTCTTTGCCCTCATCGCTGAAGACCGAAATCTCATACGTCATTCGACCCATTATGTTGCAGTTGTGGAAAGCGCTTCGTAGTTATGGTAGACTGACAGGATATCAAGAAAATCTCAGGGAGTATTACATAAAACATGGTACAATTTATTGGACAGTTGAGGGGACAGTTGACATAGTGAAATCCTTTACGGAAATATTCGATAATGGAAACTTAGATAGTGGCCAGATAGCCTGCTCTCACTGTTTAGGGGAATATGCTACAAATTTGTGGGAGAAAATTCCAGAAGAATTGAGAAACCAATTTAGAATCGCTTTAGCTATGTACGATTATGATTTGATAATATATTGGACATGTGTCCTCGAGAATAATTTAGGGAGTTTTCTAACTAGACTCATAGATCATGACGAAATATACGATGATAAGCTTAGTATTGATGTAAATATGATTGCTTGTTCGATTCAAATTGGTAACATAGTCGctctaaagtatttttggaagaaattgtCGGAGCAGGAGAAAAACGATCATTTGAGTAAGTGGCTTTTGCAAGCTACTCAACAATGTATGGAATTtgaaaatgattcattttatcAGTATTCGTcagaattttttgatgttttatattttttattatctcatgTCAATCGTATAACTCAAATGACCGAATTTTTTCGGAATCATTCTCACGTATTAGTGTTTTTGTTCGAAAGTTGGCCATACCAAAGAATATTCTTGTCCACTATTTTTGAACTATTGGATGATCTTCAAGAAGACATTTATTCAAGTATAATGCGTAATATAAGTTCTAAGATGAGTAAAAGgggaaatgaaatgatttttaaagaaatatggaGTGCCAGTCCATTAAGACTAAGACgatcatttctgaaaaataaatctctttGCTACGAAGTGTTGTTGCACTTGCTGCAATTAGAAAATCTAAACATGGCTGTTAGGATATTAAATGATGTTTCCGAAGAAGAGATTAAACTATATATCTGCTTTATGTTTTTTCGGCCTGAATTTACGCGTGCTATTTATTCAAACAATCTGAATTCACTCCACATGTTATTATCAAAATCTACCTTGCCACCAGAATGTTATCCCTATAAGAGGAATGTTTTAGAGCAAAAAGAGCTTGATAGACTGATGAAATCGTGGTTTATTGGATATGGAGATTGGCATATTTTTGCTGAGTGGATATACGAGGGTAACATCCAAGCAGCTGCATCTTTCTTTAGATGGGCTTATCAATCTGTGTCAATTGAAACATTAATACATTTCTTAACTTTGAAACTTAACattgaaacttaa
- the LOC107443319 gene encoding uncharacterized protein isoform X5 — protein sequence MFKTESMVSYTIGNNDAPAGGQPRPSTFSGPSMSAGTQPTNAPPLFMPPFPYMPFWPGFLPNALPGVIPFIMPPVPPQQQQPAPQVAHLANAPQSQQASDGVCKEKRSESWTLRTSKTESTERADLINNFSESPSLQRIAVVSIAIGLWTLPDIRNEMAYYFLHADIENAVKLKRRILDKLSNSSLPSSLKTEISYVIRPIMLQLWKALRSYGRLTGYQENLREYYIKHGTIYWTVEGTVDIVKSFTEIFDNGNLDSGQIACSHCLGEYATNLWEKIPEELRNQFRIALAMYDYDLIIYWTCVLENNLGSFLTRLIDHDEIYDDKLSIDVNMIACSIQIGNIVALKYFWKKLSEQEKNDHLSKWLLQATQQCMEFENDSFYQYSSEFFDVLYFLLSHVNRITQMTEFFRNHSHVLVFLFESWPYQRIFLSTIFELLDDLQEDIYSSIMRNISSKMSKRGNEMIFKEIWSASPLRLRRSFLKNKSLCYEVLLHLLQLENLNMAVRILNDVSEEEIKLYICFMFFRPEFTRAIYSNNLNSLHMLLSKSTLPPECYPYKRNVLEQKELDRLMKSWFIGYGDWHIFAEWIYEGNIQAAASFFRWAYQSVSIETLIHFLTLKLNIET from the exons atgtttaaaactgaaaGTATGGTAAGTTATACTATTGGAAATAATGATG CTCCTGCTGGGGGACAGCCTAGGCCATCAACCTTTTCTGGACCTTCTATGTCTGCTGGTACTCAACCTACAAATGCCCCTCCCTTATTTATGCCACCTTTTCCCTACATGCCTTTTT ggccTGGTTTCTTACCTAATGCTCTTCCTGGAGTTATTCCTTTTATCATGCCACCTGTTCCTCCACAACAACAGCAGCCAGCTCCACAAGTTGCTCATCTAGCGAATGCTCCTCAATCTCAACAAGCCTCCg ATGGAGTCTGTAAAGAAAAGAGATCTGAAAGCTGGACTCTCAGAACTTCAAAAACAGAATCGACTGAAAGAGCtgatttaataaacaatttttctgaaTCTCCTTCCCTGCAGCGCATTGCAGTAGTGTCGATTGCAATTGGGCTATGGACGTTGCCTgatataagaaatgaaatggCGTATTATTTCTTACATGCAGATATCGAAAATGCAGTTAAGTTAAAGAGAAGAATATTAGACAAACTGTCAAATAGCTCTTTGCCCTCATCGCTGAAGACCGAAATCTCATACGTCATTCGACCCATTATGTTGCAGTTGTGGAAAGCGCTTCGTAGTTATGGTAGACTGACAGGATATCAAGAAAATCTCAGGGAGTATTACATAAAACATGGTACAATTTATTGGACAGTTGAGGGGACAGTTGACATAGTGAAATCCTTTACGGAAATATTCGATAATGGAAACTTAGATAGTGGCCAGATAGCCTGCTCTCACTGTTTAGGGGAATATGCTACAAATTTGTGGGAGAAAATTCCAGAAGAATTGAGAAACCAATTTAGAATCGCTTTAGCTATGTACGATTATGATTTGATAATATATTGGACATGTGTCCTCGAGAATAATTTAGGGAGTTTTCTAACTAGACTCATAGATCATGACGAAATATACGATGATAAGCTTAGTATTGATGTAAATATGATTGCTTGTTCGATTCAAATTGGTAACATAGTCGctctaaagtatttttggaagaaattgtCGGAGCAGGAGAAAAACGATCATTTGAGTAAGTGGCTTTTGCAAGCTACTCAACAATGTATGGAATTtgaaaatgattcattttatcAGTATTCGTcagaattttttgatgttttatattttttattatctcatgTCAATCGTATAACTCAAATGACCGAATTTTTTCGGAATCATTCTCACGTATTAGTGTTTTTGTTCGAAAGTTGGCCATACCAAAGAATATTCTTGTCCACTATTTTTGAACTATTGGATGATCTTCAAGAAGACATTTATTCAAGTATAATGCGTAATATAAGTTCTAAGATGAGTAAAAGgggaaatgaaatgatttttaaagaaatatggaGTGCCAGTCCATTAAGACTAAGACgatcatttctgaaaaataaatctctttGCTACGAAGTGTTGTTGCACTTGCTGCAATTAGAAAATCTAAACATGGCTGTTAGGATATTAAATGATGTTTCCGAAGAAGAGATTAAACTATATATCTGCTTTATGTTTTTTCGGCCTGAATTTACGCGTGCTATTTATTCAAACAATCTGAATTCACTCCACATGTTATTATCAAAATCTACCTTGCCACCAGAATGTTATCCCTATAAGAGGAATGTTTTAGAGCAAAAAGAGCTTGATAGACTGATGAAATCGTGGTTTATTGGATATGGAGATTGGCATATTTTTGCTGAGTGGATATACGAGGGTAACATCCAAGCAGCTGCATCTTTCTTTAGATGGGCTTATCAATCTGTGTCAATTGAAACATTAATACATTTCTTAACTTTGAAACTTAACattgaaacttaa